The following are encoded in a window of Bradyrhizobium guangdongense genomic DNA:
- the argS gene encoding arginine--tRNA ligase, translating to MSKTSSAPHLFADVLARVHAACRTLAAEANWPEGIDVSRVVVEPPRDASHGDMATNAAMVLAKEAKAKPRDLAEQIAERLRNDPLITKVDVAGPGFINLTLKPAAWAEALRTVLREGADYGRVRGGSKVNVEYVSANPTGPMHVGHCRGAVFGDALASLLQFGGHEVTREYYINDAGAQVDVLARSAFLRYREALGEDIGAIPEGLYPGDYLKPVGQALAKEHGDKLLAMSEAQWLPTVRAKAIAMMMDEIKDDLAALNIRHDVFFSERSLIATGNNKVAETIDFLKAKGDIYEGRLPPPKGAPVEDWEDREQLLFKATAYGDDVDRPLIKSDDSYTYFASDIAYHKNKFDRGFAEMIDVWGADHGGYIKRMQAAVKATTSGKGSLDVKIVQLVKLLRNGEPVKMSKRSGDFVTLREVVDEVGQDAVRFMMLYRKNDAVLDFDLAKVMEQSRDNPVFYVQYGHARGHSIFRNARAEVFPDLPEDADKRIAWLGESAVERLSDPVELDLLKRLAIYPRMLEAAAAAHEPHRIAFYLYDLASEFHALWTKGRDLPYLRFIINNDADLTKARLAMVQGVVSVLASGLAILGVHAPDEMR from the coding sequence ATGTCCAAGACATCCTCAGCCCCGCATTTGTTCGCCGACGTGCTCGCACGCGTGCACGCCGCCTGCCGCACGCTCGCGGCGGAAGCCAACTGGCCCGAGGGCATCGATGTCTCGCGCGTCGTGGTCGAGCCGCCGCGCGATGCCTCCCATGGTGACATGGCGACCAACGCCGCCATGGTGCTGGCGAAAGAGGCGAAGGCAAAGCCCCGCGATCTCGCCGAGCAGATCGCTGAAAGGCTCCGCAACGACCCGCTGATCACCAAGGTCGATGTCGCCGGTCCCGGCTTCATCAATCTGACGCTCAAGCCCGCTGCCTGGGCCGAGGCGCTGCGGACCGTGCTGCGCGAGGGGGCCGATTACGGCCGCGTCCGCGGCGGCTCCAAGGTCAACGTCGAATACGTCTCGGCCAATCCGACCGGGCCGATGCATGTCGGCCATTGCCGCGGCGCCGTGTTCGGCGACGCGCTGGCAAGCCTGCTCCAGTTCGGCGGCCATGAGGTCACCCGCGAATATTACATCAACGACGCCGGCGCCCAGGTCGACGTGCTCGCGCGCTCCGCGTTCCTCCGGTACCGCGAGGCGCTCGGCGAGGACATCGGCGCGATCCCGGAAGGGCTCTATCCCGGCGACTATCTGAAGCCGGTCGGGCAGGCGCTGGCCAAGGAGCACGGTGACAAGCTGCTTGCGATGAGCGAGGCGCAGTGGCTGCCGACGGTGCGCGCCAAGGCGATCGCGATGATGATGGACGAGATCAAGGACGATCTCGCCGCCCTCAACATCCGTCACGACGTCTTCTTCTCGGAGCGTTCGCTGATCGCGACCGGCAACAACAAGGTTGCCGAGACCATCGATTTCCTGAAAGCCAAGGGCGACATCTACGAAGGCCGCCTGCCGCCGCCGAAGGGCGCGCCGGTCGAGGATTGGGAAGACCGCGAGCAGCTGCTGTTCAAGGCGACCGCCTACGGCGACGACGTCGACCGCCCGCTGATCAAGTCGGACGATTCCTACACCTACTTCGCCTCCGACATCGCCTACCACAAGAACAAGTTCGACCGCGGCTTTGCGGAGATGATCGACGTCTGGGGCGCCGATCACGGCGGCTACATCAAGCGGATGCAGGCGGCGGTGAAGGCGACGACCTCGGGCAAGGGCTCGCTCGATGTCAAGATCGTCCAGCTCGTGAAGCTCTTGCGCAACGGCGAGCCCGTGAAAATGTCCAAGCGAAGCGGGGACTTCGTCACCTTGCGTGAGGTGGTGGATGAAGTCGGCCAGGATGCCGTCCGCTTCATGATGCTCTACCGTAAGAACGACGCGGTGCTCGACTTCGACCTCGCCAAGGTCATGGAACAGTCGCGCGATAACCCGGTATTCTATGTCCAGTACGGCCACGCCCGCGGTCACTCGATTTTCCGCAACGCGCGGGCCGAGGTGTTCCCGGACCTGCCCGAGGATGCCGACAAGCGCATCGCCTGGCTCGGTGAGTCGGCGGTGGAACGGCTGTCGGACCCCGTCGAGCTCGATCTTCTTAAGCGCCTCGCAATTTATCCGCGGATGCTCGAAGCCGCCGCCGCGGCCCACGAGCCGCACCGTATTGCCTTTTATCTCTATGACTTAGCGAGCGAATTTCACGCGCTTTGGACGAAAGGGCGCGATTTGCCCTATTTACGCTTCATTATCAATAATGATGCAGATCTTACAAAGGCGCGGCTGGCCATGGTCCAGGGCGTCGTCTCTGTCCTGGCATCGGGCCTCGCCATCCTCGGCGTCCATGCTCCGGACGAGATGCGGTAG
- the erpA gene encoding iron-sulfur cluster insertion protein ErpA, with translation MTTPVTISDRAARRIGEILKGEGTGAMLRISVEGGGCSGFQYKFDIDRDRTDDDLVIEQDNAVVLVDSASQPFLAGSQVDFVDDLIGASFRVNNPNATASCGCGTSFSI, from the coding sequence ATGACCACCCCTGTGACCATCAGTGACCGCGCCGCACGCCGGATCGGGGAGATCCTCAAGGGCGAAGGCACCGGCGCGATGCTGCGCATCTCGGTCGAAGGCGGCGGCTGTTCCGGCTTCCAGTACAAGTTCGACATCGACCGCGACCGCACCGACGATGATCTCGTCATCGAGCAGGACAATGCCGTGGTGCTGGTCGATTCCGCCTCCCAGCCCTTCCTGGCGGGCTCGCAGGTCGATTTCGTCGATGACCTGATCGGCGCCTCGTTCCGCGTCAACAACCCCAACGCGACCGCGTCCTGCGGCTGCGGCACCAGCTTCTCGATCTAG
- a CDS encoding SPOR domain-containing protein encodes MADRYYDRPFPSDDYGRGADQHGKAENDPLAELARLIGQTDPFAPQGRPGARPAAVAPAQTYQDDDYPQDEYQQDDPEPAPPPQPGPPSWMRRANVQPQPAPEPDYPVAVNPVHPLHRYSAQSAAPEPQYHQPQAYQDQAYRDQAYHQEQADAAPYEQPDPARYDDALYGRLEAGEQDFQREPAYPDDPYAFQSDYPEADLDEPRKSRGGMMTVAAILALAVVGTGAAFAYKTYIGSPRSGEPPIIKADNTPTKIVPAPSDSSAKVPDRMVSGDGSEKIVPREEAPVDVNAKAAGPRVIFPPLNQNANPPPVASVSPSTVPPQSAGPVPSNGTMPNASPRSVKVVVVKGDQTDSTAPQAAAPSPVKPVAPAKPIAAPRTPPTSANASVNQPLSLAPQAAPAEPPQRMAATNPTQIAPASSGGGGYVVQVSSQQSEESAAASYRVLQSKYGSVLGSRSPVIKRVDLTEKGKGIVYRAFAGPYGSAEEATQACNNLKSAGLSACFVQRN; translated from the coding sequence ATGGCCGATCGATATTACGACAGACCGTTTCCCTCCGATGACTATGGTCGCGGCGCCGACCAGCATGGGAAGGCGGAAAACGATCCCTTGGCCGAGCTCGCCCGCCTGATCGGCCAGACCGATCCATTCGCGCCGCAGGGGCGCCCGGGTGCGCGGCCGGCAGCAGTCGCACCGGCTCAAACTTATCAGGACGACGATTATCCGCAGGACGAGTATCAGCAGGATGACCCCGAGCCTGCACCGCCGCCGCAGCCGGGGCCGCCCTCATGGATGCGGCGTGCCAACGTGCAGCCGCAGCCGGCGCCCGAGCCTGACTATCCCGTCGCCGTAAATCCGGTTCATCCGTTGCATCGCTACTCCGCCCAGTCGGCTGCGCCCGAGCCGCAGTATCATCAGCCGCAGGCATATCAGGATCAGGCCTATCGGGATCAAGCCTATCATCAGGAGCAGGCCGACGCGGCGCCGTACGAGCAGCCCGATCCGGCGCGCTACGATGATGCGCTCTACGGGCGGCTTGAGGCGGGCGAGCAGGATTTTCAACGTGAGCCGGCCTATCCGGATGATCCCTATGCGTTCCAGAGCGACTATCCCGAGGCCGATCTCGACGAGCCCCGGAAGTCGCGCGGCGGCATGATGACGGTCGCGGCAATCCTCGCGCTCGCCGTGGTCGGCACCGGTGCGGCCTTTGCTTACAAGACCTATATCGGTTCGCCCCGCAGCGGTGAGCCGCCAATTATCAAGGCCGATAACACGCCGACCAAGATCGTGCCGGCGCCGTCGGACTCCTCGGCCAAGGTGCCGGACCGCATGGTGAGCGGTGACGGTAGCGAGAAGATCGTGCCGCGCGAGGAGGCTCCCGTCGACGTAAACGCCAAGGCGGCCGGTCCCCGCGTGATATTCCCGCCGCTGAACCAGAATGCCAACCCGCCGCCGGTTGCGAGCGTTTCGCCGTCCACCGTTCCGCCGCAGAGCGCCGGTCCGGTGCCGAGCAACGGGACGATGCCGAACGCTTCGCCTCGCTCAGTCAAGGTCGTGGTTGTGAAGGGTGATCAAACCGACAGTACCGCGCCTCAGGCCGCTGCGCCGTCGCCCGTCAAGCCCGTCGCGCCAGCCAAGCCCATTGCCGCGCCGCGTACGCCGCCGACCTCCGCGAATGCCAGTGTCAACCAGCCGCTTTCGCTGGCGCCGCAAGCCGCGCCGGCTGAGCCGCCGCAGCGCATGGCCGCGACCAATCCGACGCAGATCGCGCCAGCGAGCAGCGGCGGTGGCGGCTATGTGGTGCAGGTGTCCTCGCAGCAGAGCGAGGAGAGCGCCGCCGCGTCATACCGTGTGCTGCAGAGCAAATATGGCAGCGTGCTCGGATCCCGCTCGCCGGTGATCAAGCGGGTCGATTTGACGGAGAAGGGCAAGGGGATCGTCTACCGCGCCTTTGCCGGTCCCTACGGTTCGGCCGAAGAAGCGACGCAAGCTTGCAACAACCTCAAGTCCGCCGGCTTGTCTGCCTGCTTCGTCCAGAGGAATTAG
- a CDS encoding deoxyguanosinetriphosphate triphosphohydrolase: MAAPRAPYACDPERSRGRLVAEPPSRTRSPFRRDCDRVIHSTAFRRLKYKTQVFVFHEGDHYRTRLTHSLEVAQIARALARQLGLDEDLTETLALAHDLGHPPFGHAGERALDACLKDFGGFDHNAQALRVVGSLEHRYPEFDGLNLTWESLEGIVKHNGPLTDRSGAPVGRYREHGVPVGIADYIKTYDLELWSFASLEAQVAAIADDIAYDAHDIDDGLRAGLFHLDDLKVMPLTAEIIAETSAHYPDLEDVRRGAELVRELISHLIGAVFAEAQKNIAAVRPQSAQDVRQQSRALVAFPPEVAEEEAAIKTFLYGHMYRHTRVMRVMAEAEQIVFDLFAKYLKSPADLPPEWLVGAEADNEGDRARRIGNFIAGMTDRFALTEHQRLFDLTPDLR; the protein is encoded by the coding sequence ATGGCAGCTCCCCGCGCGCCCTATGCCTGCGACCCCGAGCGCAGCCGCGGCCGGCTGGTTGCCGAGCCGCCGAGCCGGACCCGGAGCCCGTTCCGGCGGGACTGCGACCGGGTGATCCATTCGACCGCGTTCCGCCGCCTGAAGTACAAGACCCAGGTGTTCGTGTTCCATGAGGGCGATCATTATCGGACACGGCTGACCCATTCGCTGGAGGTCGCGCAGATCGCCCGCGCGCTGGCGCGCCAGCTCGGGCTGGACGAGGACCTCACCGAAACCTTGGCGCTCGCCCATGATCTCGGCCACCCGCCGTTCGGCCATGCCGGCGAGCGGGCGCTGGATGCTTGCCTGAAGGATTTCGGCGGCTTCGACCACAATGCCCAGGCGCTCCGCGTCGTCGGCTCGCTGGAGCACCGCTACCCCGAGTTCGATGGGCTGAACCTGACTTGGGAGTCGCTAGAGGGGATCGTCAAGCACAACGGCCCGCTGACCGATCGCAGCGGCGCGCCGGTCGGCCGCTATCGCGAGCACGGCGTTCCCGTCGGCATCGCCGACTACATCAAGACATACGATCTGGAGCTCTGGAGCTTCGCCTCGCTGGAGGCGCAGGTCGCCGCGATTGCCGACGACATCGCCTATGACGCCCATGACATCGACGACGGCCTGCGCGCAGGCCTCTTCCACCTCGACGATCTTAAGGTCATGCCGCTCACGGCGGAGATCATCGCGGAGACCTCGGCGCACTATCCCGATCTCGAGGATGTCAGGCGAGGGGCTGAGCTGGTGCGCGAGTTGATCTCGCATCTGATCGGCGCGGTGTTTGCGGAGGCGCAGAAGAACATTGCCGCCGTCCGGCCGCAATCGGCCCAGGACGTGCGCCAGCAGAGCCGGGCGCTGGTCGCCTTTCCGCCTGAAGTCGCCGAGGAGGAGGCCGCGATCAAGACCTTCCTCTACGGGCACATGTACCGCCACACCAGGGTGATGCGGGTGATGGCCGAGGCGGAACAGATCGTGTTCGATCTGTTCGCGAAATACCTGAAATCGCCGGCCGACCTGCCGCCGGAATGGCTGGTGGGGGCGGAGGCGGACAACGAGGGCGACCGGGCTCGCCGGATCGGCAATTTCATTGCCGGAATGACCGACCGTTTCGCCCTGACCGAGCACCAGCGGCTCTTTGACTTGACCCCGGATTTGCGTTAG